In the genome of Sinorhizobium chiapasense, the window CCGCGGCCGAAGCGGCAGGCCTGCCGCTCTACCGCTATGTCGGCGGCCCCAACGCACATCTCCTGCCGGTTCCGATGATGAATATCATCAACGGCGGTGCGCATGCCGACAACCCGATCGACTTCCAGGAGTTCATGATCATGTCGGTCGGCGCGGAAACGCTGAAGGACGCCGTGCGCATGGGCTCGGAAGTCTTCCACACGCTGAAGAAGCAGCTGGCTGCCGATGGCCACAACACCAATGTCGGCGACGAAGGTGGCTTCGCGCCGGGCCTGGCTTCCGCACCTGCTGCCCTCGACTTCATCATGAAGTCGATCGAGAAGGCCGGCTACAAGCCGGGCGAGGATATGTATGTTGCGCTCGACTGCGCCTCGACGGAGTTCTTCAAGGACGGCAAGTACGTGCTGGAAGGCGAGGGCCGCACGCTCGAGCCGGGAGCCATGGCGGAATATCTCGCCGAACTCGCCGCCAAGTATCCGATCATCTCGATCGAGGACGGTATGGCCGAGGACGACTGGGACGGCTGGAAGGCGTTGACCGACAAGATCGGCTCCAAGGTTCAGCTCGTCGGCGACGATCTCTTCGTCACCAACTCGGCTCGCCTGCGCGACGGCATCAAGATGGGCGTCGCCAACTCCATCCTGGTCAAGG includes:
- the eno gene encoding phosphopyruvate hydratase, which encodes MTAIIDIIGREILDSRGNPTVEVDVHLEDGSFGRAAVPSGASTGAHEAVELRDGGTRYLGKGVERAVEAVNGEIFEAIGGLDAENQIQIDKTMIELDGTANKSRLGANAILGVSLAVAKAAAEAAGLPLYRYVGGPNAHLLPVPMMNIINGGAHADNPIDFQEFMIMSVGAETLKDAVRMGSEVFHTLKKQLAADGHNTNVGDEGGFAPGLASAPAALDFIMKSIEKAGYKPGEDMYVALDCASTEFFKDGKYVLEGEGRTLEPGAMAEYLAELAAKYPIISIEDGMAEDDWDGWKALTDKIGSKVQLVGDDLFVTNSARLRDGIKMGVANSILVKVNQIGSLSETLDAVETAHKARYTAVMSHRSGETEDSTIADLAVATNCGQIKTGSLARSDRLAKYNQLIRIEEQLGLQAKYAGRLILRG